The following coding sequences lie in one Deltaproteobacteria bacterium IMCC39524 genomic window:
- a CDS encoding cation acetate symporter: MEQSIKYTPFFLLCGVLIVSLIVGLLSRRHDRGGYGVQVRSIGHASIGAAIASNWMSAASFLGIAGVFFLNGYFAFAYILGWTGGYVLLLVLMGSQIRRFGKYTAPDFVEARYDSSVARVFSAVIAIVISLIYCVAQYKGIGMVFAWMFGIDYTQALVFGTLITFVYLVVAGGLKAARNPQMHYLVLIISFVVPLMLIAKKLGYNWLVPQFSYGRALRDLPEQASNAYLFPWTFGSPYEWIALCFTLMVGTAGLPHVLSRFYTVPNNRDARWGVVWGLFFIGLLYWSAPAFGAFARTWLTNSGTILTPAESQALADIIVIKTAEWVGLNEIFVSVLAIGGVLAAISTITGLLVTGAGAISYDIYYRLINPKATESHLLIVAKGATLALALLVLVIAVNPPGLIAQITAVAFALAGNTLFPVFLLGIWWDRANKYGAIAGMTVGTIITFAPILLGNLIPMLRTILPPTSSALVGAPVVILTMIIVSRLTPPPPEHLRRFLVEKVHSP, from the coding sequence ATGGAACAATCGATTAAATATACTCCTTTTTTCCTGCTTTGCGGGGTGCTCATCGTTTCTCTTATCGTGGGCCTTTTGAGCCGACGCCATGACAGGGGTGGCTACGGCGTGCAGGTGAGATCAATTGGCCATGCCAGCATCGGCGCAGCCATCGCCTCTAACTGGATGAGTGCCGCATCTTTCCTCGGCATTGCGGGCGTTTTTTTCCTCAACGGCTATTTTGCCTTCGCCTACATCCTGGGCTGGACTGGCGGCTACGTCCTGCTGCTGGTTCTGATGGGCAGCCAGATTCGTCGTTTCGGCAAATATACTGCGCCTGACTTTGTCGAAGCCCGTTATGATTCTTCAGTAGCCCGTGTCTTTTCTGCAGTCATTGCCATCGTCATTTCCCTGATTTACTGCGTTGCCCAATACAAGGGAATCGGCATGGTTTTCGCCTGGATGTTCGGCATTGACTATACTCAGGCTCTGGTTTTCGGCACCCTCATAACCTTTGTCTACCTGGTGGTTGCTGGAGGGTTGAAAGCCGCTCGCAATCCACAGATGCACTATCTGGTGTTAATCATCTCTTTCGTCGTACCTCTGATGCTGATCGCTAAAAAGCTTGGCTACAATTGGCTGGTACCACAGTTCAGTTACGGCAGAGCCCTGCGTGATCTGCCTGAGCAGGCTTCCAATGCCTACCTGTTCCCCTGGACCTTCGGATCACCTTACGAGTGGATTGCCCTCTGTTTCACACTGATGGTCGGCACTGCCGGGCTACCCCATGTCCTGTCACGCTTCTACACGGTTCCAAACAACCGGGATGCCCGCTGGGGTGTCGTCTGGGGGCTCTTCTTTATCGGTCTTCTCTACTGGAGTGCACCGGCATTTGGCGCCTTTGCAAGAACCTGGTTGACCAACTCGGGAACGATTCTGACTCCAGCTGAATCTCAGGCTCTTGCCGACATTATTGTCATCAAGACCGCAGAGTGGGTTGGCCTGAATGAAATTTTCGTCAGCGTACTGGCAATCGGTGGCGTCCTTGCAGCCATCAGCACCATAACCGGGCTGCTGGTTACCGGCGCCGGCGCAATCTCTTACGATATCTATTATCGACTGATCAACCCCAAAGCCACCGAAAGTCACCTGCTGATTGTCGCCAAAGGAGCAACCCTGGCTCTGGCACTCCTGGTGTTGGTGATTGCCGTCAATCCTCCCGGCCTGATCGCCCAGATTACCGCCGTGGCTTTTGCCCTGGCCGGGAACACCCTCTTTCCTGTTTTCCTGCTTGGTATCTGGTGGGACAGAGCCAACAAGTACGGAGCTATTGCCGGCATGACGGTTGGTACGATTATAACCTTTGCACCGATTCTGCTTGGCAACCTGATACCGATGCTCCGCACAATTCTGCCGCCAACCTCATCGGCCCTCGTTGGCGCACCTGTCGTTATTCTGACAATGATTATCGTCTCACGCCTGACTCCGCCACCACCTGAACACTTGAGACGGTTCCTGGTAGAAAAGGTTCACAGCCCCTAG
- a CDS encoding sugar phosphate isomerase/epimerase — protein MKLILSAGSLYTLPPTQVFEMARDVGFDGMEVIVNHDFSGSKHLDHLRDLQSILPVLSIHAPFFEIDGWGNKIDQLKICADLALNAGVPLINFHPPNWLFFEFKFWRWLKKIKNFQSEIGQDGVLVTIENMPCLPQFKINPYLLSKIDNMVRFMEDRNLYLTFDTAHCGSMHTDFLGDFHQFYDSGRMRNIHFSDYGNGREHLIPGHGALPLTRFLNHLRETRYDHALVLELSPHEFPKDLELIKETLIEVFDYLCQETRHSSTRLGKVAGPS, from the coding sequence ATGAAGTTGATCTTATCCGCAGGAAGCCTCTACACTTTACCACCGACCCAGGTCTTTGAAATGGCCAGGGATGTCGGTTTTGATGGTATGGAAGTCATCGTAAACCACGACTTCTCAGGATCAAAACACCTCGACCACCTGCGTGACCTGCAAAGCATTCTTCCCGTTCTTTCCATCCACGCCCCCTTTTTTGAGATTGATGGTTGGGGGAACAAGATTGACCAGTTAAAAATATGTGCGGACCTGGCGTTGAATGCCGGTGTCCCTCTGATCAATTTTCACCCGCCCAACTGGCTGTTTTTCGAATTTAAATTCTGGAGATGGCTGAAAAAAATCAAGAATTTTCAGTCTGAAATCGGCCAGGACGGTGTTCTTGTAACCATAGAGAACATGCCCTGCCTGCCACAATTCAAGATCAACCCGTACCTGCTTTCAAAAATAGACAACATGGTCCGTTTTATGGAAGACAGGAACCTGTACCTGACATTTGACACTGCCCACTGCGGTTCCATGCATACCGATTTTCTCGGCGATTTCCATCAATTCTATGATTCTGGTCGTATGCGCAACATACATTTCTCCGACTACGGCAATGGTCGTGAGCACCTTATACCAGGACACGGAGCCCTGCCCTTGACCCGTTTCCTCAATCACTTGAGAGAAACCCGCTACGATCACGCGCTGGTGCTGGAGCTCTCCCCCCACGAATTCCCGAAAGACCTTGAGCTCATCAAGGAAACCCTGATTGAAGTTTTTGATTACTTGTGCCAGGAAACCAGGCACTCATCCACCAGACTGGGGAAGGTTGCAGGACCAAGTTAG
- a CDS encoding universal stress protein: MLKLSKKIIVAIDGSPQSDKAAEEAVRLASISGAKIKSNLYAVLVLPNMKTPSFTDFFPDKPATEMPGWQEKRDRLFYVVEKVAAEAGVDLESMVMYGDPAEELMMLAEEKNCDVIVVGSSGKGRMKRTLLGSVSTKISLHAHCSVYIVR, from the coding sequence ATGTTGAAACTCAGCAAGAAAATTATCGTTGCAATTGATGGTTCCCCGCAGTCGGACAAGGCCGCTGAAGAAGCTGTACGGCTGGCTTCTATCTCGGGGGCAAAGATTAAAAGCAACCTTTATGCTGTGCTGGTTCTTCCAAACATGAAAACACCATCATTTACCGATTTTTTCCCTGATAAACCCGCAACCGAAATGCCCGGCTGGCAGGAAAAGCGCGACCGTCTCTTCTATGTTGTTGAAAAGGTGGCTGCAGAAGCAGGCGTCGACCTTGAATCGATGGTTATGTATGGAGACCCCGCCGAAGAATTGATGATGCTGGCCGAGGAGAAGAACTGCGATGTAATCGTGGTGGGTTCATCCGGCAAAGGCCGCATGAAACGGACACTTCTTGGCAGTGTTTCAACGAAAATATCACTTCACGCACACTGTTCAGTGTATATCGTTCGCTAA
- a CDS encoding IclR family transcriptional regulator, with the protein MARKEKSEYIIQAVSHALDLLEQFHDEVDELGVTELSKRLKLHKNNVFRLLATLESRGYIEQNKATENYRLGLKALELGQTFIKQMGLLRQAKPILEKMVSECNETCYVAIFKEGHVVYLDMVETDMTVRVVSRVGSRLPAYCTAAGKVYLSHMSDDEINEILPTEDFQVYTDTTIKNRTQLKKELVEVAEQGYAIDNEELDLGVHCVAAPIRDYTRRIVGSISISGPNMRLGEERIKKELVPLVLEASEELSTRLGYHK; encoded by the coding sequence ATGGCCAGGAAAGAAAAGTCCGAATATATCATCCAGGCAGTTTCCCATGCCCTGGACTTACTGGAGCAGTTTCATGACGAAGTCGATGAGCTTGGCGTTACCGAGCTCAGCAAACGTTTAAAGCTGCACAAAAATAACGTTTTCCGCCTCTTGGCCACACTCGAGTCCCGCGGTTACATTGAGCAGAACAAGGCGACCGAAAATTACCGCCTCGGGCTCAAGGCTCTGGAGCTCGGGCAAACTTTCATCAAGCAGATGGGTCTGTTACGTCAGGCTAAACCGATCCTTGAGAAAATGGTGTCCGAATGTAACGAAACCTGCTATGTCGCTATTTTCAAGGAAGGCCATGTCGTCTACCTCGACATGGTAGAAACAGACATGACGGTTCGCGTCGTCTCCCGGGTCGGATCGCGCCTGCCGGCCTACTGTACCGCAGCAGGCAAAGTCTATCTGTCCCACATGTCCGATGATGAGATCAACGAGATCCTGCCAACGGAAGACTTTCAGGTCTATACCGACACAACCATCAAGAACCGTACGCAACTCAAAAAAGAACTAGTTGAGGTTGCTGAGCAGGGCTACGCTATCGACAATGAAGAACTCGACCTCGGCGTACACTGTGTTGCTGCACCAATTCGTGACTACACCCGGCGGATCGTCGGCTCGATCAGCATCTCCGGGCCGAACATGCGCCTCGGTGAAGAACGCATCAAGAAGGAGTTGGTACCACTGGTGCTGGAGGCTTCCGAAGAGCTTTCGACCCGGCTCGGTTATCACAAGTAA
- a CDS encoding alpha/beta fold hydrolase, which translates to MSEPNDLPFMLRPPGATSAALLVHGFTGTPWEMRLIGEELAIAGIASLAIRLPGHGTSPEDLAKKRWEDWYDAVQVGYTILRKDYSSIYGIGMSTGCLLLLAAARTNPMSGLVLFSPYLRIQHWLAPYAGLLKWFRPYQVKAEADNSQKHYYRRRPVAGIHQINRLIKRVRSQLQLITCPVLAFNGEGDQTVDIESGRELIDRMASEIKDYRCYGTDVPHVLTREENPYRVEMFTQAIEFIQGLEGPEPTVSTR; encoded by the coding sequence GTGTCTGAACCGAACGACCTCCCCTTCATGCTTCGGCCACCGGGAGCGACTAGTGCGGCACTGCTGGTCCATGGTTTTACAGGTACGCCTTGGGAAATGCGCCTGATTGGTGAAGAGTTGGCCATTGCCGGCATTGCCAGTCTCGCCATTCGCTTGCCAGGCCACGGCACTTCACCGGAAGACCTTGCCAAAAAACGTTGGGAAGACTGGTACGATGCTGTTCAGGTGGGCTACACCATCCTCCGCAAAGACTATTCATCAATTTACGGTATAGGCATGAGTACAGGCTGTCTATTACTCTTGGCGGCGGCAAGAACAAACCCGATGAGCGGTCTGGTTCTCTTCTCTCCCTACCTGCGGATCCAACACTGGCTGGCGCCTTATGCCGGATTGTTAAAATGGTTTCGTCCCTATCAGGTAAAAGCAGAAGCAGACAATTCGCAGAAGCACTACTATCGGCGCAGGCCGGTCGCCGGCATCCACCAGATCAACCGACTGATTAAAAGAGTCCGTAGCCAGCTGCAACTTATAACCTGCCCGGTACTGGCATTCAACGGTGAAGGGGATCAAACTGTCGACATTGAAAGCGGTCGTGAATTGATAGACAGGATGGCGAGTGAGATTAAAGACTACCGGTGTTACGGCACCGACGTCCCTCATGTGTTAACCCGTGAGGAGAATCCATATCGCGTAGAGATGTTTACCCAAGCAATCGAGTTTATTCAGGGCCTCGAAGGACCGGAGCCCACCGTCTCGACAAGATAG
- the coaE gene encoding dephospho-CoA kinase (Dephospho-CoA kinase (CoaE) performs the final step in coenzyme A biosynthesis.): MILGLTGGIASGKSFVADLFVECGASLVSADLLAREVVNQGSPTLAKLVDAFGVEILTAGGSLNREVMAQKVFSDPLARHRLDLITHPAIAHLAECRLMALKNSPHDLIVYEAPLLFEAGAESRVDQILVVVIDPALQVERLLTRDEISEAEAKQRIAAQWPQADKVQKADFVIDNSGSLEQTRHAVTSLYHYLVETVGSGPSRP, from the coding sequence ATGATTCTCGGTCTCACCGGTGGGATTGCTTCGGGGAAAAGCTTCGTTGCTGATTTGTTTGTTGAGTGCGGTGCTAGCCTGGTGAGTGCTGATCTCCTCGCCAGGGAAGTTGTAAATCAAGGCAGCCCGACGTTGGCCAAATTGGTGGATGCCTTTGGGGTGGAGATTCTGACAGCAGGGGGAAGTCTGAACCGTGAGGTGATGGCGCAAAAAGTTTTTTCCGATCCCTTAGCCAGGCATCGACTTGATCTCATTACTCATCCTGCAATTGCCCATCTTGCTGAATGTCGCTTGATGGCGTTGAAAAATTCACCCCATGATCTGATCGTCTACGAGGCTCCACTTTTGTTTGAAGCTGGCGCCGAGAGCCGGGTTGACCAGATTCTGGTTGTGGTGATTGATCCTGCTTTACAGGTGGAACGTCTCTTGACGAGGGATGAAATAAGCGAAGCGGAGGCCAAGCAGAGGATTGCTGCCCAATGGCCGCAGGCAGATAAGGTGCAGAAAGCAGACTTCGTGATAGACAACTCAGGTTCGTTAGAACAAACACGTCATGCGGTGACTTCTCTGTATCACTATCTTGTCGAGACGGTGGGCTCCGGTCCTTCGAGGCCCTGA
- a CDS encoding HEAT repeat domain-containing protein gives MTLTQPACRIDTGTLKMQNGSELHNLIATALTGVVKQIKSVRYYPAKHPALQAAAKESLRSFEPILGGGNHLSVTIRKEGFLFDDSPVAKGNQVITQLATFCFARRIQHLTFLADLNSSDLHHFVHYLLLDPQTLQKQGGIQAILEKARLTTIWTNIRDLDDILERREEIESLPEDPEFDPAAVLAGGEDVDEVQAQSDALALETLLARMEQENNDARFQKALQELVSLLRLQLNDEQRPLVMRAFLLLCRSATAKQYSEERRQNARLCLGQLSTDTTTDYLVAYLTEEKTEKKTRNTLIQILAFMGSKITKRLLEILSGESSATKRKILHEVLVRSGPVSLPFINEYLSDDRWFVVRNAVALLGDIRSQDSLAELTLLLQHDDIRVRRETIRALTRIGGKRAINILLQTAASDDQDLRRQAILSLGAMRATVASPTLLSMLKQKGWSQRGIDLKKDTIRALGEIRDPAAIPELLKIITKRRWLHKQLNDELRVAAAAALGDIAEESTRAALEKATNDKATTVARAAAQALMQLDKANT, from the coding sequence GTGACCCTCACTCAACCAGCCTGCAGGATAGATACCGGAACCCTGAAGATGCAAAATGGCAGCGAACTCCACAACCTGATCGCGACCGCCCTCACCGGTGTGGTCAAACAGATCAAATCCGTCAGGTACTACCCTGCGAAGCACCCGGCCTTACAGGCCGCGGCAAAGGAGAGTCTGCGTAGCTTTGAACCGATCCTTGGTGGAGGCAACCACCTTTCCGTGACAATCCGCAAAGAGGGCTTTCTTTTTGATGACAGCCCGGTCGCCAAAGGCAACCAGGTCATTACTCAACTTGCAACATTCTGCTTCGCCCGAAGAATTCAGCACCTGACTTTTTTGGCCGATCTCAATAGTAGTGACCTGCATCACTTTGTCCACTACCTGCTGCTCGACCCTCAAACACTCCAAAAGCAGGGCGGCATCCAGGCGATTCTTGAAAAAGCCCGACTGACTACGATCTGGACCAACATCCGCGATCTGGATGATATTCTGGAGCGTCGGGAAGAGATTGAGTCGCTCCCGGAAGACCCGGAGTTCGACCCCGCCGCAGTACTCGCTGGTGGAGAGGACGTGGATGAAGTTCAAGCCCAGTCTGACGCCCTGGCCCTGGAGACACTTCTGGCCAGGATGGAGCAGGAAAACAATGACGCCCGTTTTCAGAAGGCCCTGCAGGAACTGGTTTCTCTGCTGAGGCTTCAACTGAACGACGAACAGCGTCCACTGGTCATGCGGGCTTTTCTCCTTTTATGCCGGAGCGCTACAGCTAAACAATATTCCGAGGAGCGCAGACAAAATGCCCGACTGTGTCTTGGTCAACTATCCACCGACACAACAACCGATTACCTGGTTGCATACCTGACTGAAGAAAAGACCGAGAAGAAAACCCGCAACACCCTCATTCAGATACTGGCCTTCATGGGCAGTAAAATCACAAAACGCCTGCTAGAAATTCTGTCTGGCGAGAGCTCCGCAACAAAACGCAAGATACTGCACGAGGTCCTGGTGCGCAGCGGCCCGGTCTCGCTGCCTTTCATCAATGAATATCTCAGCGATGATCGCTGGTTCGTGGTGCGTAATGCCGTCGCTCTCCTCGGCGACATTCGCAGCCAGGACTCGTTGGCTGAACTCACCCTGCTGTTGCAACATGATGACATCCGCGTCCGCAGGGAGACCATTCGCGCCCTGACCAGAATTGGCGGCAAACGCGCCATTAATATCCTGCTGCAGACCGCTGCCTCAGACGATCAGGATCTGCGTCGCCAGGCCATCCTTTCGCTCGGAGCCATGCGCGCGACAGTTGCTTCGCCAACCCTTTTGTCGATGTTAAAACAAAAGGGCTGGAGCCAAAGGGGCATTGACCTCAAAAAAGACACCATTCGCGCTCTCGGTGAGATTCGCGATCCCGCAGCCATACCAGAGCTATTGAAGATCATCACAAAAAGACGTTGGCTGCACAAACAGCTGAACGATGAACTACGTGTTGCGGCGGCGGCAGCGCTCGGTGACATAGCAGAAGAGAGCACACGTGCAGCTCTGGAAAAAGCGACGAATGACAAGGCCACGACTGTCGCTCGGGCAGCAGCACAGGCCCTCATGCAGCTGGACAAGGCAAACACATGA
- a CDS encoding HD domain-containing protein, protein MNVDEIKQVVQVLAAAIKGLRLYAVNHPATAKQVESLQDGLFGLLQHKKLIRMGLLEGTLFVEDHLFMDEFPAATELATLLESRELIGFEFMAGLSAVEIQSLLNLIHSGGGKGQDFADALASQGVKKIRAVAAEDDDDDQKPRKVYRKALKVVDQIFQDVRMGEIPSSDEAINVVKSMAQLTMTEPHAMMALSMLKDYDNYTFTHSVNVSVLALAVGRACNLTEEQLKTLGLGGLLHDLGKLRIDVDIITKPGRLTDAEFDAIKEHPGFGAEIIKEMEDVTPEVMQIVLGHHLRYDRSGYPSNAVDNIASPLVEMAAIADAYDAMTTLRSYQRPFTPRRAIARLKEISGSSLHPDFVMPFVESLGAYPVGSLVRLDNNEIGLVTKVDTKNTSLVDIKIIFNAAGALLEEPRRIQLRPNQPRSIIAEVDPQTKGIDVTDFFDFDS, encoded by the coding sequence ATGAACGTTGATGAAATAAAACAGGTCGTACAGGTACTGGCAGCGGCCATTAAAGGGCTACGCCTCTACGCTGTCAACCATCCCGCCACAGCCAAACAGGTCGAGTCCCTGCAAGACGGCCTGTTCGGTTTATTACAGCACAAAAAGTTAATCAGGATGGGACTCTTGGAGGGGACTCTTTTTGTCGAAGACCATCTCTTCATGGATGAATTCCCGGCGGCCACCGAGCTTGCAACGCTTCTTGAATCTCGCGAACTGATAGGCTTTGAATTCATGGCAGGCCTCTCGGCCGTTGAGATCCAGTCGTTGTTGAACCTGATCCATTCCGGAGGCGGCAAAGGTCAGGATTTTGCTGACGCCCTGGCTTCGCAAGGGGTCAAAAAAATCCGCGCTGTCGCTGCGGAAGATGATGACGACGACCAGAAACCACGCAAGGTCTATCGTAAGGCGCTAAAGGTCGTTGACCAGATTTTCCAGGATGTACGCATGGGCGAGATCCCTTCTTCTGACGAAGCAATCAACGTCGTCAAGAGCATGGCCCAGTTAACCATGACAGAACCTCACGCCATGATGGCCTTGTCGATGCTCAAAGATTACGACAACTATACCTTTACCCATTCGGTCAATGTCTCGGTACTGGCCCTTGCCGTCGGCAGAGCCTGCAATCTAACCGAGGAGCAACTTAAAACCCTTGGCCTCGGCGGGCTGTTGCACGATCTTGGCAAGCTGCGTATTGATGTCGACATTATCACCAAGCCAGGAAGGCTGACCGATGCCGAATTTGACGCAATCAAAGAGCACCCCGGTTTCGGCGCAGAAATCATCAAGGAGATGGAGGATGTTACCCCGGAAGTCATGCAGATTGTCCTCGGCCATCATCTGCGTTACGACCGGTCTGGTTACCCTTCCAATGCCGTCGACAACATCGCCTCACCGCTGGTTGAGATGGCGGCCATTGCCGACGCCTACGACGCAATGACCACGCTACGTTCTTACCAACGGCCCTTCACACCCCGTAGGGCCATTGCACGGCTTAAAGAGATTTCCGGGTCTTCATTACACCCTGACTTTGTCATGCCCTTTGTTGAATCGCTCGGTGCTTACCCGGTCGGCAGCCTTGTCCGGCTTGACAACAACGAAATCGGTCTGGTCACCAAGGTTGACACCAAAAACACCAGCCTGGTCGACATCAAAATCATCTTCAACGCCGCGGGCGCACTCCTCGAAGAACCGCGCAGAATACAATTACGGCCAAACCAGCCAAGAAGCATTATTGCCGAAGTCGATCCACAGACAAAGGGCATCGACGTAACAGACTTCTTCGATTTTGACTCCTAA